The Maritimibacter sp. DP1N21-5 DNA window TACAAGGAAATCAACACTCCGCAGGTCGTGGACCGCAAACTGTGGGAAGCCTCGGGCCACTGGGACAAATACCAGGAGCATATGTTCATCGTCGAGGTCGAGGAGGAACATGCCAAGGAAAAGGCGATCAACGCGCTGAAGCCGATGAACTGCCCCTGCCACGTGCAGGTGTTCAACCAGGGCCTCAAGTCGTATCGCGATCTGCCGCTGCGGCTGGCCGAGTTCGGATCATGCTCGCGCTACGAGCCGTCAGGCGCGTTGCATGGCATCATGCGCGTGCGCGGGTTTACCCAGGACGACGCGCACATCTTCTGCACCGAAGATCAGATCGAGTCGGAATGCGCGAAGTTCATCAACTTCCTGGCCGAGGTCTACACCGACCTTGGGTTCGAGCAGTTCGAGATCAAGTTCGCCACCCGCCCCGAAAAGCGGGTGGGGAGCGAGGAATCCTGGGACCATGTGGAAGGCGCACTTGAAGCCGCGATCAAGGCCACCGGGCGTGATTTCACGCTGGAGCCGGGCGATGGTGCTTTTTATGGCCCGAAGCTGGACTTCTACCTGACCGACGCGCTGGGCCGTGTCTGGCAATGCGGCACCTTCCAGGTCGATCCAAACCTGCCCGAGCGGCTGGGAGCCACTTACATTGCGCCGGATGGGTCGAAACAGCGCCCCTACATGCTGCACCGCGCGTGCCTCGGGTCGTTCGAACGGTTCATCGGGATCCTGATCGAAGAACATGCGGGCAAGCTGCCCTTCTGGCTCGCCCCGCGACAGGTTGTCGTGGCCTCGATCACCTCCGAGGCTGATGACTACGTGGCGGAGGTCGTCGAGACACTGCGCGCCGCTGGCGTGCGGGCTGAGGCCGACATTCGCAATGAAAAGATCAACTACAAGGTGCGCGAACACTCGGTCGGCAAGGTGCCTGTGATCCTCGCTGTGGGTGCGCGCGAGGTCGAGGAAAAGACCGTGTCGGTGCGCCGTCTGGGTGAAAAGCAGACCAGCGTGCAGGCCTTGGCCGATGTGGCCGCTCAACTGGGTGCAGACGCGACACCGCCAGACCAGCGCTGAGGCGAATTCTGCAACAAAGCGCATTGGTGAATGCAACAAAGGGCCGGAATCCAAGGGGATTTCGGCCCATCTTATGACATCTGATAACGGGTCTGTGACACACCGCCTCGTGAGTGGTAACTTGTCGGCAAGCCGTCTTATGTTCGGCTCACGAACACAGAGTAACCGATATCCGAAAGGGAAGTTTGAAGATGTCGAAGACAATGAAATCCGTTGCAATTGTTGGCGCTGTTGCCGCCGCCATGACCGCCCATTCCGCCACGACCGCCGAAGCGGCAGGCAAAGAGAAATGCTATGGCATCTCGCTGGCTGGCGAGAACGATTGCGCTGCCGGCCCCGGCACCACTTGCGCTGGCACCTCGACAGTGGACTACCAGGGCAATGCCTGGACGCTGGTTGACGCCGGCACCTGCGCCGAGATCGACCTGCCCGCCATGGCAGACGGCACACCGCGCACCGGCTCGCTGGAAGAGCTGAACCGCGATCTGCCCTCCGCATAAGGCGCGTCACACGCCTGCGCCGGGCCCCACAGGGCCTGGCACCCCTGCCTGATCCCCTGCCCCCAAGGTTCCGACATGCTGGATGCGACATTGACACCGCCCCGCCTGCCCGCAGCCCCCGGCGTGGGATACAAGGCACAGCATTTTGCCGATCTGCGCGCGGCGCCCGGCCCAGTCAAGTGGCTGGAAATACACGCGGAAAACTACATGGGCGATGGTGGCCGTCCACATGCCCAACTGCGCGCGCTGCGCGAGGATTTTGCCATTTCGGTCCACGGCGTCGGCCTGTCGATCGGTGGCGAAGGGCGCCTGGATCCGGATCATCTGGCCCGTTTGAAGGCGCTGGTGGGCTGGCTGGAACCGGCCAGCTTTTCCGAACATCTGGCGTG harbors:
- the thrS gene encoding threonine--tRNA ligase, whose product is MAKDQHQISLTFPDGNARAYDAGVTPAAVAESISKSLSKKAISATVDGQHWDLQWPINGDAQIAIHTMQDEAQANELVRHDLAHIMARAVQEIWPDTKVTIGPVIENGWYYDFDREEPFTPEDLGLIEKKMKEIINKRDPVTTEVWDRDVAIKYYEDRGEPYKVELIESIPGDEPLRMYWHGDWQDLCRGPHLQHTGQVPGDAFKLMSIAGAYWRGDSSRAMLQRIYGVAFTGKEKLRAHLNMLEEAAKRDHRKLGREMDLFHMQEEAPGQIFWHPNGWTIYTGLQDYMRRKQRAGGYKEINTPQVVDRKLWEASGHWDKYQEHMFIVEVEEEHAKEKAINALKPMNCPCHVQVFNQGLKSYRDLPLRLAEFGSCSRYEPSGALHGIMRVRGFTQDDAHIFCTEDQIESECAKFINFLAEVYTDLGFEQFEIKFATRPEKRVGSEESWDHVEGALEAAIKATGRDFTLEPGDGAFYGPKLDFYLTDALGRVWQCGTFQVDPNLPERLGATYIAPDGSKQRPYMLHRACLGSFERFIGILIEEHAGKLPFWLAPRQVVVASITSEADDYVAEVVETLRAAGVRAEADIRNEKINYKVREHSVGKVPVILAVGAREVEEKTVSVRRLGEKQTSVQALADVAAQLGADATPPDQR
- a CDS encoding DUF2282 domain-containing protein; this encodes MSKTMKSVAIVGAVAAAMTAHSATTAEAAGKEKCYGISLAGENDCAAGPGTTCAGTSTVDYQGNAWTLVDAGTCAEIDLPAMADGTPRTGSLEELNRDLPSA